The genomic stretch GTAACTTCGCTAGAGTCTAACACCAAAAAAAAGGCGTGTAAGAAGCATTGGACACCCCATTTGAGCAACACAAAAGCTAAGAGATCAATTCAATGCCATGACATATAAATCTGCATGACCAATCTCGGCATGAGAAATGTGGAAATTATCatgttattttaaaaaaaaaatcatttacCTCATCTTCGCGGCCTTGGAGTCGACGTTTTTTCTGTTTTTGCAAATGTCTCCCTTGTTCAGCCGGATTTAGTAGCTGCAAATTAGCATCTGCTTTGGACATCCTCTCCGCACTCGCTTCTGAGCCAGCACCTTTTTTCTTCAAGGATAGTTTTTTAGCCTTTTGTAGCTCATGCTCCTGATCATCGTCCTCATCATTGTCCCTCCTATAAACCAACAACCAGGAATCACTTTAGGAAAAACTGTTACACAAATATCTATAGAATACATGTCTAAAAGTTTACATCATTTCGAACATGCAAATATGCAGGAATTCTCACCATGATAAGATATATTTAACATTTGCTATTAAATGCATGGTAACCCTGCTTTTGACAAGCAATATGTTTATACAGTGCAAAGAAATAGAATCACTTTTCATCACGACAAGATAATGAAGAATGAACAACTGTTTCTTCTTTTTtgaaataagaataagaaaTAATTGCAAGATGAAAAAGAAAGTATAAAAACCATGAGCATGTACATGAATTTTTTGCGTAATAATTGTATATGTAGCTATATACTGGTAACAGTCTTACCAGACAGGTTTTTAGAAATCAAACACTTAACCTTGGATTGTAAAGAAATCAAGAGATTTCAGCAAGGGTCATATAGAAAAAACAAAATGATGCAGGGTGTTTCATCAGATCCAGGTAACTAATTGATCAGCGCTATATAACAGCTACTTACAAGTTTGAAATGAATGTGTTTCTATCATTACCTATTTTGTGTGCGTGTGTGTTGGGGTTGGGAGAGGGGGAGCATGATAATATGGGGAGAATGTATGTTCCAAAGAGGACAAGCATACCTATGTTGGATATTGGACCTGTGGTCTGATAGTTCCTTATCCTTATGGTGTGGTTTATCTGTTCCAAAGAGGGCAGTAGCTTTTTAATCAAGATCAATGAGTACTAAAGGATTGCATCTGATTTTCTAATTTCAGGACAACCACAATTCTAATAGAAACTTGAAACTTGAACAAAATGCTACCTGCTCTGGAGGGTTCACGAGGGACATCACCAAGCTCTCTACGTTTTTTAAGGATTTGTGAGCGCATCCTGTTGTCAAAATCCTCTTCATTCTCGTCTTCAGGATAATCATCAGACACTGGATCATGATGTTGCTCTCTTGATTCAACTTTCTTTGAGATCAAAGCATCCCTGACAGATTGAACAGTATCCTTTTTCTGCTCCTCTTGCTCCTTGGACTGCAAAGATGGGAATAAGCACAATGCTATTTAGATTTGGCAGAGCATAACAAGTTACAGAAGCAGGTAACACTATAATTGCAAAACCTGACAAGACAAGAGACAAAAGATGCAGATCACACCCTAAACTAAGTAAAAGGATGTCTGCTGCTGCCCACAAGAAAGACATTCAGGAAACAGGACTTAAGTACTAAAAGTGCATAACAAAGTAACCACACCGATGTAGCAGAGACTGCAAAGTTCCAGACAGCCTAGCTGCCACCTGGATAAGTTGTCCTGTTATTTTCAAAACATGGTATATTCACTAGCTAAATATTTGTTCATATGATGAACATTTTTTATCACAAGTGACAAAAAATACCAGCTGACTAGAGTAAAAGATACATATAAAATCCTAATTCCTAAACCAACCCAATACTAGAGGCCTTAAAATTAATGAGCAGAGCAAAGATGACTTGTAAAAACAAGCAGAAAACAAAGGGAAGATGGTATGTGTACTGATGTGGCAGAGAGCACCATTCTAGATAGCATAGTTGCCAACTGGATAGGGtattgtcttcttgttttcagCATGGCATGTTCACCAGCAAAAGTTTGCTTAATAGTTAATATGATGCTGACCATTTTTTCGATCACAAGTGATAAACTCACCAACTGTACATCCTCTGGTTCCCCTTTAAGAAAGCGAGGATCATCCAACACATCATGAATACTTTTTATTTTGGCCTGAACAGAGGCAGCTGCCTCATTCTCCTCCTCTTCTACTTCATCACCAAAAGAGAGGACGTTAAGTTGCCTGAAAGATTAACAGTTTGGGTCAAAACTAATCCAACAGGCATTGCACAGTCATCCAAGAACAGTGTGGAGGAAACTACTTACTTAACTGCCTTCTTCTTAGGTTTCACCTCAGTATCAGCCTTGGCAACAGACTCAGCCTTCTTAAGTTGCCTCGGAACAATATCCTCAAATGGGTCCCAGAGAACCTACAGAAACAGAAAAAAGCAACCAGAAGGGTAAATTAGTTGGCATTGACAAGTGATGGATAAACTATAAGGTAGGTTATATATCACCCAAACAAAGTAACTACCataattttgaaataaataCAAAATATGACAGTTGAGAATAGACACCTCGACTGAAAGAATTTTCTGCGGGTACACAGGTCGATCATCCTTATCAGTCTCCACGTCAGCCAAGGAAAGAAGGTTGAAAATAGAATCACCAGTAACCTGCAGAAAACATGTAGCCAACCATGATAACTCCAAAGGAGCAACACAATGTAAATGTACTAAGACATGCGCTGGAAGAAGCTCTTGAGTCTTGAGCTAAGGCACATTACCTTCCCAAAGATGGTGTTCTTCTTATCAAGCCAATCACAGCGGTCAAGGGTGATAAAGAACTGGCTTCCGTTAGAATGAGGTGTGCCAGCATTGGCACAAGCCACTAAACCTCTGTGGTTAAACCTCAGCCGCGAGTGGAACTCATCAGCAAATGGCGCCCCATAGATGCTCTCACCCCCTACAGGAGTGAAACCAGAAGGATGATGTCATCAGCTCCAAATCGAAGCACCTCAGCCCCCTCCCGCCCACACCCACAACAAAACGCCACAACCTTATTTACCAAAACAATCAGGTAATGTTACCCAGGCACGAATGCATAGAATTCGAGATATTAGTAAATAGTAATTCGATCGAAATCTATGAATCAATTCAGTAGACATCAACATCACGACGTGGAATCAGAAACCCTAGATAGGTACAGGTAGGTATGCTCAAGGGCGAGCGGGACGGTCGGTCGGGTTCATACCAGTGCCGGAGCCGGTGGGGTCGCCGCCCTGAACGAGGAAGTCCTTGATGACGCGGTGGAAGATGGTGCCGTCGTAGTAGCCCTCGAGGCAGAGCTGCACGAAGTTGCGCGCCGCCTTGGGGGCCTCCTTGGGCCACAGCTCGATGTCGAGCGGACCAGCCGTCGT from Sorghum bicolor cultivar BTx623 chromosome 3, Sorghum_bicolor_NCBIv3, whole genome shotgun sequence encodes the following:
- the LOC8078214 gene encoding peptidyl-prolyl cis-trans isomerase CYP57 translates to MSSVYVLEPPTKGKVVVQTTAGPLDIELWPKEAPKAARNFVQLCLEGYYDGTIFHRVIKDFLVQGGDPTGSGTGGESIYGAPFADEFHSRLRFNHRGLVACANAGTPHSNGSQFFITLDRCDWLDKKNTIFGKVTGDSIFNLLSLADVETDKDDRPVYPQKILSVEVLWDPFEDIVPRQLKKAESVAKADTEVKPKKKAVKQLNVLSFGDEVEEEENEAAASVQAKIKSIHDVLDDPRFLKGEPEDVQLSKEQEEQKKDTVQSVRDALISKKVESREQHHDPVSDDYPEDENEEDFDNRMRSQILKKRRELGDVPREPSRADKPHHKDKELSDHRSNIQHRRDNDEDDDQEHELQKAKKLSLKKKGAGSEASAERMSKADANLQLLNPAEQGRHLQKQKKRRLQGREDETLAKLQKFKSSFLSKNLATNHVKEKNPSTDKVEKEDEEDDDYKGWHTNRLSFLPSSSKDGMARKDDPDDYVVVDPLLEKGKEKFNKMQAKLKRREREWAGRSLT